The Lachnospiraceae bacterium KM106-2 nucleotide sequence ACAGGAAGTCTAGATATCAAACATTATAAAAGAAAAGATGAAATTGGTACAATGACAAAATCTCTAGATTCAATGCAGTCTTCGATCAAGGGGATGGTAAGTACGATTAAAGATAATTCACTTCAGTTGTCTGATAAGTCCTATGAGTTAAAAGATAACTCGGAAGAGATTACGAAATTATCACAGACGATCAATAATGCAATTTCTGATATTGCAGAGGGAACCAGCTATCAAGCAGGAGAGCTTGTAAATATTAATAATAATTTGGTTGCATTTAATGATAAACTTCAATTAATGGGTGAACAGATCGAACATGTAAATGAAAGCTCTAAAAATATTGATTCTATGGCGGCTAAGAGTTCCGAAGAGATGAACGAGCTAGATGCGTCTATGAATCAGGTGGGTGATAAATTCAATGAATTCAAGAAAAGCATCCAAGCTCTTGGAGCGAATATTCAAGAAATCAATAATATTACCAATATGATCACGGATGTTGCAAATCAGACAAATTTATTAGCTTTAAATGCTTCTATTGAAGCAGCAAGAGCTGGTGAAGCAGGTAAGGGATTTGCAGTAGTTGCAGAAGAGATTAGTAATCTTGCAGAACAATCAAGAACATCATCTGCAAGCATTACAGCTTTGATCCAAGGAATTTCTAAGGAGACAAGTAATTTGGTATCAGATGCTTCCGAAGTGGACCAAGAGTTACAAGGTCAGGTAAATGTTATTAAGAGTTCGCTTGCTACGTTCACAAAGATCATTGATGAGATCAACAAGATCAATCCACAGATTCAAATTGTAAAAGAGTCAGCTTCTACGATTGAAGAGAATAAGAATGAAATTGTAAGTAAGGTTGATGAGTTATCTTCTGTTTCAGAAGAAATCAGCGCTTCGGCGGAAGAAATCAGTGCTTCTACGGAAGAAATGAATTCTTCTATTGTAAATGTTGCAGATTCAGCTAAAATGTTAAGCGGAATGACAGAAGAAATGATTGGACAAGTAAATAACTTTAAAATATAAGATAGAAAAAGGGAGTTTCGGACACGAAGCTCCCTTTTTGTAACCTCAATGTAACTACCTAAATGGTATATTAGTAAAAAATAGGTATATTGAGTCTCAATCTATTTTTGACAAATATAAAAGGTATTAGGAGACTACGTTCATAAGGAAGATGATGAGGTGAATGGAATGAGAATTGGTAAGAAAAAACGGGGTACAGCCATAATTTCACTCGTAATGACATTACTAATGTGTATCATGCTCATACCGGTAACATGGAATGGCATGTGGAAACATGAAGTTAGGGCAAAGAGCGAAACGAAGGCAGCAGCTACAGAAGCGAAGGAACCAGCATATATCAATGCCGATTTCTTTAATTACGATAAAACGGAGTTGAATAAAGCAAATAGTGATTTGAAAGTTAAAAGTGGGGATAAGGAGAATTTATTATTCGGTAACGAAGGAAAGGCATATTACAATAAGTATGTTGATCAAGCACATGATCACTCAGCAGTTTTAGGGATTGCAAATGACACCATAGGGGCACTTCAGCCTCAATTTAATCATAGCACAGTACAGTTATTCCCAAATAGTGATGGCGAAATTGCAAAGAATAAATATCATGTTAATAGATATTTTGATAAGGAAAAATGGGAATGGGTAAAAGCTCATGATGAGTATAAGTCAGTTATGACAGCAGATAGGGGTTATATGTTCCCATTAAGGCCAACAACTGAGAATGGTGTAACTTACTATCAGTTTAATAGTAGTTCGGATGCTGTGAAACTGAATAATTATGTAAATAGCAATGGAAGTAAGAAATTAAATTTAACAAATTCATCGGATGGAAACTTTTATCCTTACTATTATAATGGTCATAAGGAAACAGAAGATAAATATTACTTTGGAACAAGATTTTATACTGATTTTACAATGCCATATGATGGTATGATCAATGGAAAACCGGTAACATTCTCATTCAGTGGTGATGATGATGTATGGGTATATATTGATGGTAAATTAGCTTTAGATATTGGTGGTGTTCATGGTACCTGCAATGGTAATATCAACTTCGCGACTGGACTCATCACGGTTGAAAAGGTTCGTTATAATGCAAAGGGAACTGCGTTAAATGATATTCCTATGTATTGGAATTTATATGGTTCTGATAATTTAGTAAATGGAAAGATAGATGGACATACGGTGCAAAAATCACTTGGAGTAAAGCGTTCCAACTATGATTCCCATTCCTTTAAGATGTTTTATTTCGAACGTGGAGCTAATATTTCAAACTGCAAATTAAGAATGAACTTCTGTGTTTTAGACAAACATAAGGTATCTGTGCAGAAAATAGTTCACAACAAGGATAATGATAAAACAAAATATGAATTTAAGTTAACATACACAAAGAATAATAAATCGTATACAGAGACAAAAACAGTAGAAGGTCAGAATGTGGTTACTTTTGATGCAGAACTGGTACAAGGAGAAAAGTATAAAGTAGAAGAGATTTCAACTGGTCCATATACAACGACTTACAAAGCGGGAAACAAAGAAGGAAAAGGTAAGGTTACCCCAGAAATGACAATTAGTAATGAAAACTATGTCGTATTTGAGAATAGTTACATACCAGATGAGACTGTAAAAGTGAAAAAGACGACAGAAAATTCAGTCTCGTCTAAAGAATACACATTTAAACTCTATGTGGCAGAAAAGAATGCTGATTACTCGAAGACACCAGCAGATACCATAACGGTAAAATCGGGTGAGGAAAAGGCATTTACTACGAAAGTACCATATGGTTATAAATATAAAGTAGTAGAAGTGATTCCATCAGCAGATGCTGATTGCACTACTACCAATAAAGTTGATGCAAGCAAAGAAAAACAAGGAAAGACAACCGAGGATGTTGTGGCAGATGGTAAGGATTCGAAAGTAGAATTTAAGAATACGTATTCAGATCGTTCCTTAACATTAAAGAAGACAGTTAGCGGAAGTGCAAAGGAGAATGAAGATTATCACTTCGTTGTGAAGTTATATAACGGAGATGGTACCGTATATCAAGGAAAGTATAAGTTGAATAATAGTGCAGAGAAAGCCTATGACAGTGATGGAATTAAAATCACATTAAAAGCAAATGGAACTGCATCCATAACTAGATTACCATATGGAATTAAGTATAGCGTAGATGAAGAATATACGGATGGTTATAAAAAGGTAGATAAAACAATTACGGTCAATGGTACACCTAAGAAACTTGGTGAAAAGTATGCCATCGACGAAAAGAGAACTGCAGCTGACGTTGTAGTGAACAATGACTTTGAGATTGTCCATGATGGACAGATAACAGTAAATAAGTATTTAGTAGCAAATGCTAAGTCCAATACGCCAATCGCTGATTCTTTATATGATAATACCTTTATTTTTAAACTAGAGAACATTGATGAAAAGAGTCCAGGATATAAAATGGTAAGCTATGGAAGCATTCATTTAGCAAAAGGAAGTAAGGAAGGAACCTTTACATTTGGAAGACTTCCAGTGGGTACTTATCGAATCACAGAACTTGATCATGAGAGGTATACGCCAGTTGATGGTACCACAAGAACGGTTACTCTAATGAAAGATCATATGAAGGATAGTGTAACATTCAAAAATTATCGTTTAGATAAAGGTTATTATACAGATACTGCAGCTGCTGTTAATACAGGAAAGGTATCAGGTTTAGAAGTTACATACGATGAAAAGACGGTATTGAAATAGGAGAGGAGGTCTAGTATGAAACGTGGAAGAGTGTTTATGATCGCCAGTCTCATTTTAGTATTAGTATTATGTACTGGTGTCGGAACATTAGCATATTTTACAGATCAGAAGAATGTAACCAATGATGCCAAATTTGGTAAGTTAGATGTAAAGACAAAAGAAAAAGTTGTAAAGAAAGGAAAAGAGGATGTTGGATTTACCGTAGAAAGCGATTCGGTTAAGTGCTGGGTAAGATTGTTTGTCGGTATTCCAAAGGCAAGTGGTAATCAAATTATCACGATCGATCCTGAAGACCCAACCGTGAATTCGAAGTGGAAAAAGGATGGAGAATATTACTATTATAAAGAGCCTGTAAATCCAGGAGAATCAAAGATTTTATTTAAGTCGATCAAATGTACTTCAGATTTAGATAAGGATCAGCAATATAGTAATTTTGATATTATTGTCTATGCAGAAGCTATTCAATATGACAATACAGTAGATGATCCAGTAGAAGCATTCAAACTATTAAAATAAGAATAAGAAAGGAATCATGCTATGAGTAGAAAGATTTTAAAGGAACTATTGTTTTGTATGATGGCTTTCATATTCGGAACAGTTTCTTTCATGACTGCATCTGCTGCAGATAATGATAGTATATCATTATCAGACTTAAAACAAATTGTAATTTTGAATGATAATGATCTGTTCAATAATATGAAAGAATTAGTACCTGGTGATAAGGTGTCAAATGATGTAACGATTACAAACAATAGCAATCAAGAAGTAACATTTTATATGTATGCAGAGGTAAAGGACAGCCACAAGAATATTGTGCTGGCAAATAAGAAGTACAATAACAGTCTACTAAGTCTATTACAGTTACAATTATCTTTATCTGGTAATGTATTTTATAATGGTCCGGTTTCAGGGAATCCAGCGGATGCCAGAAGTGGACAAATTATATCTGGTAGCTTAGTATTAGATAAATCAAAATCATTATATGGAATTACATTATGTAAGTTGGCTGCTAAGTCAAGTACAACATTAAAGATTGACTTGGCTGCACCTGGACCAGAATTAGGAAATGACTATCAGGATACTTTTACAGCTGTTGACTGGGTATTTACTTGCTCTGGAGTGGATCAGCCAGATCAGGTGGATGTAAAGCCAAATGATGATAATCCTAAGACGACGGCTTCTCCATCGCCTTCACCAGAAAAGAAGAATGGAGATACAACAGATAATAATGACAACAATACAACAAATACAACGGATACTACAAGTACGAATCAAACAACGTCAACAAGTTCATTGCCTAAGACGGGATCCGTAATATCCTATTTAGGTGAAGCTGTTATCATTATGGCTATTTTAGTGATCGGCTTATGTGTGATCGACTTTAGAAGAAAACATAAATTAACGAAGTAATAAGGGAGCAGAGCTGTCCGAGATGATGGCTCTGCTTCTTTAATTCATAGGAAATTTCTCATCTAATTATAAATGAGATAAGAAATTCTAACATATGAAAACGTAACTTCAAATTGAAGTGGAAACTATTCTATGCTATACTATATAAGATTAAGGACTAATTCCAAATCATAAGTACAAACGGGAAAGGATGTTAGCAGTTGAAATTATTGATTAAAAACGGACACGTCCTAAATCCGGCGACGAATTTAGACCGGGTTATGGATATCTTAATTGAAGATGGCAAGGTGAAAACCTTGAAGCAATCAATAACGAATGAAGAGTGTGATCGTGTTATTGATGCAAATGGCTTATATGTAATGCCAGGTTTTATTGATTTGCACGTGCATTTACGAGAACCAGGGTTTGAATATAAGGAAACAATTGAATCTGGTGCCAAAGCAGCTGCTACAGGCGGTTTTACATCTATTTGTCCTATGCCAAATACAAAACCTTCGACGGATTGTCGTGAAATGGTGGAATTGGTAATGGATAAGGCAAACAAAGAATCAGTCGTTCATATTCTTCCGATTGGAGCTATTACAACCAATCAAGAAGGAAGTCAATTATCTGACTTTAAAGGTATGAAAGAAGCTGGAATTGTTGCCCTTAGCGAAGATGGAAAATCTGTCATGGATGCAGCTTTATTTATGCGTGGAATGCAGGCTGCTAAGAAGTTAAATCTTCCGATCTTTTCTCATTGTGAAGATAAAAGCTTGGTTGGCAAGGGTGTTATGAATGCAGGTAAGAAAGCAAAAGAGTTTGGCTTAGAAGGTATCTGCAATGCAGTAGAAGATGTCATTGTTGCTAGAGATATTTTGATTGCAAAAGAACCCGGATGTACCTTACATCTTTGTCATTGCTCAACGAAAGATTCTGTTACCCTTGTAAAGATGGCAAAAGAGATGGGACTCTCTGTAACAGCTGAGGTTTGTCCACATCACTTCTCTATGTCAGAAGATGATATTACAGAAGATCATGGTCGTTTTAAAATGAATCCGCCACTTCGAAAAAAAGAAGATGTAGAAGCGTTAAAGAAGGGGCTTCGTGATGGAATCATGGATGTGATCGCAACAGATCATGCACCCCATGGGCAGGAAGAAAAGAATCAGTCTATGGCGAAAGCACCATTTGGAATAGTAGGTCTTGAGACCGCATTTGCTCTTACAATGACAGAACTTGTGAAAAAAGGATATCTAACACCGATGCAGATGGTTGAAAAATTAAGCTATAATCCGGCTAAGGTATTAGGTATTGATAAGGGAAATATAGATGAGGGAAAAGTTGCAGATATTGTGATAGCAGACTTTGACCGTGAATATCAAATTGATGCAAAGAAATTTGCTTCGAAGGGTAAGAATACGCCGTTTGATGGAAAGATGGTTACAGGTCAGGTTGTTACGACCATCGTATCAGGTGAAGTGGTTTATGAAAATTAGGTAAGCATAGAAAGGACGAATATCTCGTATGATTAATAAATTAGTTAAGAAGATTGAACAAAATAAGGCACCGATTGTTGTTGGTTTAGACCCTATGTTAGCTTATGTCCCAGACTATATAAAAAGAGCGGCATTTGAAGAAAAAGGTGAAACCCTTGAAGGTGCAGCAGAAGCAATCTGGCAATTTAATAAAGGTATTATTGATGCAACTCATGATTTAATTCCAGCAGTAAAACCACAAATTGCGATGTATGAGCAATTTGGAATTGAAGGAATGATCGCATTTAAGAAAACAGTTGATTACTGTAAGGAGAAAGACTTAGTTATCATCGGTGATATCAAACGTGGTGATATTGGTTCTACCTCCAAAGCATACGCGGTAGGTCATTTAGGAAAAGTACAGGTTGGTTCTAAGTCCTATTACGGGTTTGATGAAGATTTTGTAACAGTAAACCCTTATCTTGGATCAGATGGAATTAAGCCATTTATGGAAGTGTGTGAGGAAGAGAAGAAGGGAATCTTTGTTCTTGTAAAGACATCAAATCCTTCCAGCGGAGAATTTCAAGATCAATTGATCGATGGAAAACCATTATACGAGATGGTAGGAAGAAAAGTAGCGGAATGGGGCGAGAGCCTTATGGGTGATTCCTATAGTTATATTGGAGCTGTAGTCGGCGCTACTTATCCAGAGATGGGAAAGGTATTACGAAAAGTAATGCCTAAGAGCTATATTCTCGTTCCTGGTTATGGTGCACAAGGAGGAAAGGCAGCAGATTTAGTGCCATATTTTAATTCAGACGGATTAGGTGCTATTATTAATTCCTCAAGAGGAATTATTGCAGCATATAAGCAGGAGAAATATGCTAAGTTTGGAGAGACGGCTTATGCAGATGCTTCTAGACAGGCAGTAATTGATATGAGAGAAGATATTCTGGGTGCTCTTGCTAAATAAGGAGATGATTAAGTGGATACATTTCAGATTCGCACAAAACGACATTCAGAGATGATCGATATTACACAGGAAGTTTCAGCGATTGTTAAGAAAAGTGGTGTGAAGTCAGGGATATGTACTATCTTTATTCCACATACAACGGCAGCTGTAACGATCAATGAAAATGCAGATCCAGATGTAGTTCATGATTTTACAAAAGAGATCAATAAAATAGTTCCGTGGGAGGATGGATATCTTCACATGGAGGGGAACTCAGCTGCACATTTAAAATCCAGCATGATGGGATTCTCGGAGACGATCATTATCGAGGACGGTAAGTTAGTACTTGGAACATGGCAGGGAATTTATTTTCTTGAATATGATGGTCCAAGAACAAGAAAAGTATTTGTGAAAATAATAGAAGGTTAGGAGACAGACATGGCGAACAAAGTGAAAAATACTGCACTAGTAACAAGCGTAAAGAAAGTAACAGAAGATGTCTTTAGTATGTGGCTAAAGGATGAAGAGATTGCGAAAATGGCGAAACCAGGACAGTTTGTATCGCTGTATTCTGCATCGGGTGATAAGCTGCTTCCAAGACCGATCAGTATCTGCGAAATTGATGCAAAGGAAGGATTATTACGACTTGTATACCGTGTGGTAGGAGAAGGTACCAAAGAATTCTCAAAATTAAATGTAGGTGACTCAATCGCAATTATGGGGCCATTAGGAAATGGTTTTACACTAATGGGAACAAAGGCAATTCTAATCGGTGGAGGAATTGGTATCCCACCGATGCTTGAATTAAGTAAGCAGCTTGGAATTGAAACACAAATCGTATTGGGATATCGTGATGGAGATACCTTCTTAAGCAATGAATTCGCGAAATACGGTACAGTATATCTTGCAACCGATGATGGAAGTGTAGGGACAAATGGTAATGTCATTGATGCCATTAAGGAGAATCAATTAGAAGCAGACATTATCTATGCATGTGGTCCAACGCCGATGTTAAAGGGCATTCAGTCCTATGCGTTAGAACATAATATTACAGCACAGTTGTCTTTGGAAGAGAAGATGGCGTGTGGAGTAGGCGCTTGTCTAGCTTGCGTATGTAAGTCGAAAGAAGTAGATGGTCACAGTCACGTACATAATAAACGTGTTTGCAAAGATGGCCCTGTATTTGATGCAAGGGAGGTTACATTATAATGAACATGAAAGTAAAGATCGCTGGCGTTGAACTGAATAATCCTGTTATGACTGCTTCTGGAACCTTTGGTTCAGGACAAGAATATGGTGAGTTTGTTGATCTGAATCAATTAGGTGCAGTTGTCACCAAAGGGGTGGCAAATATTCCATGGGCTGGGAATCCAACCCCTAGAATTGCAGAGACAAAAAGCGGAATGTTGAATGCAATCGGTCTACAAAACCCAGGTATCGATGTATTTGTTGAACGAGATATTCCTTATTTACAGCAGTATGATAGCAAGATTATGGTAAACGTCTGTGGCAAAACAATCGAAGATTATTGTGAGGTCGTAGAGCGTTTGGCGGATCAGCCCGTTGATCTGTTAGAAATCAATATTTCCTGTCCGAATGTAAAAGAAGGCGGAATTGCATTTGGGCAAGATGCTAAATTTGTAGAAAAGATCACTTA carries:
- a CDS encoding methyl-accepting chemotaxis protein, whose product is MKTLKMKLVVLMSVLMLCGCLGVGTVNYTMTVLSIANTLKRDMTVIAEQTAASTEKLIDEKLAALEGVAQLDKIKDPKVSMKVKAEKMTEQVKRIGCLRMNYINTAGDLYNNEGTTYNVSDREYFIKAMAGERNLSDPTLNKIDQSLVVIYAVPIKEDDKVTGVLTAAYDGSELSTSVNENKVGNTGTTFIINKNGTMVADSDINTVKDMLNPLEAAKKDSKYKSLATATQLMMNGKSGMKNYEFAGQEKTCGFAPISGYDLYLGVAIDKSEVYHDLDRLFFIMLGIVVIVLGVSIILGYFVAKRIADSVKMTNDHLANIAKGDLTGSLDIKHYKRKDEIGTMTKSLDSMQSSIKGMVSTIKDNSLQLSDKSYELKDNSEEITKLSQTINNAISDIAEGTSYQAGELVNINNNLVAFNDKLQLMGEQIEHVNESSKNIDSMAAKSSEEMNELDASMNQVGDKFNEFKKSIQALGANIQEINNITNMITDVANQTNLLALNASIEAARAGEAGKGFAVVAEEISNLAEQSRTSSASITALIQGISKETSNLVSDASEVDQELQGQVNVIKSSLATFTKIIDEINKINPQIQIVKESASTIEENKNEIVSKVDELSSVSEEISASAEEISASTEEMNSSIVNVADSAKMLSGMTEEMIGQVNNFKI
- a CDS encoding dihydroorotase, which gives rise to MKLLIKNGHVLNPATNLDRVMDILIEDGKVKTLKQSITNEECDRVIDANGLYVMPGFIDLHVHLREPGFEYKETIESGAKAAATGGFTSICPMPNTKPSTDCREMVELVMDKANKESVVHILPIGAITTNQEGSQLSDFKGMKEAGIVALSEDGKSVMDAALFMRGMQAAKKLNLPIFSHCEDKSLVGKGVMNAGKKAKEFGLEGICNAVEDVIVARDILIAKEPGCTLHLCHCSTKDSVTLVKMAKEMGLSVTAEVCPHHFSMSEDDITEDHGRFKMNPPLRKKEDVEALKKGLRDGIMDVIATDHAPHGQEEKNQSMAKAPFGIVGLETAFALTMTELVKKGYLTPMQMVEKLSYNPAKVLGIDKGNIDEGKVADIVIADFDREYQIDAKKFASKGKNTPFDGKMVTGQVVTTIVSGEVVYEN
- a CDS encoding orotidine 5'-phosphate decarboxylase yields the protein MINKLVKKIEQNKAPIVVGLDPMLAYVPDYIKRAAFEEKGETLEGAAEAIWQFNKGIIDATHDLIPAVKPQIAMYEQFGIEGMIAFKKTVDYCKEKDLVIIGDIKRGDIGSTSKAYAVGHLGKVQVGSKSYYGFDEDFVTVNPYLGSDGIKPFMEVCEEEKKGIFVLVKTSNPSSGEFQDQLIDGKPLYEMVGRKVAEWGESLMGDSYSYIGAVVGATYPEMGKVLRKVMPKSYILVPGYGAQGGKAADLVPYFNSDGLGAIINSSRGIIAAYKQEKYAKFGETAYADASRQAVIDMREDILGALAK
- a CDS encoding dihydroorotate dehydrogenase electron transfer subunit, whose product is MANKVKNTALVTSVKKVTEDVFSMWLKDEEIAKMAKPGQFVSLYSASGDKLLPRPISICEIDAKEGLLRLVYRVVGEGTKEFSKLNVGDSIAIMGPLGNGFTLMGTKAILIGGGIGIPPMLELSKQLGIETQIVLGYRDGDTFLSNEFAKYGTVYLATDDGSVGTNGNVIDAIKENQLEADIIYACGPTPMLKGIQSYALEHNITAQLSLEEKMACGVGACLACVCKSKEVDGHSHVHNKRVCKDGPVFDAREVTL